The nucleotide window TTTCATATCGTCAATAAATCAGACAGTTCTTATGATAATATTTTTTATGCACAGCTGCCTTACACCACAGACAAGGTAATTACCTCTTTCGGAGATGTGTACAGTGAAAACGGGTTGGTAAAGCGGCATCATTTCAATACATCCTGCAGATATTTCCTTTTGTATGATAATCAGAAGAATATTATTATTCAGGATAATTTATCGCTTATCCGTTTTTTTAGCAATACCAACTATTCAAAAAAAGAAGTCCTGTACTTTGGGAATACAGCGTCTTATGTATGGAATATTAATGGTAATTATGTGATCGCATTTCATGGCACATCATTAAAGACCCGGCTTGTTTTTTATAAAGATTCCGGTTTTAAAACTCCTTTTTTACAATTTTCAATCCCCAATATTGTAACCTCTGTACAGGAATTTGACAGAAACAAATGGCTTGTAGGAACCAGAGATGCCTTATATTGCATAGAAGCACCCTCTTTTACACCTGAAAAAATATCTTCAAAACCTTTAAACGTAAGGGAAATTGTAAAAACCAGGGATGGTAATCTCTGGATTATGACTCAGGGAAACGGCTTTTTTCTTTACAAAAATAAAGAATTAACAAAAATGCCTGAAGATAAGGACGGTTACCTTTTATTTTCACATACTATTCTTGAAGATAAAAACGGTTTTTTCTGGATCAGCACCAATAATGGACTGTTTCAGGTACTGAAAAGTTCTCTCCTCCACTATTCTAAAGATAATAAAACTCCGGTATATTATTACAGATACAGCAAAGAAGATGGATTCAATACAAACGAGTTCAATGGAGGCTGCTCTCCCAGCGCTTCGGTTCTGCAGAATGGAAGTTTTGTTTTCCCTTCTATAAAAGGGCTGGTGTTTTTTGATCCCACAACGATCAGAAGCTACTATCCTCAGAATTTCTTTATGGAGCGTGTTGTTTTCTATGATTCCGAAAGCAGTATAAAAGATAACACCATCACTCTTGAGAATAACTTTTACAAAGCCCTGATTCTTGTTGATGTACCTTATTATGCCAACAGAGTAAACCTTGTTATTGAGGCAAAATTAAAAGGTTCTAAAAATGAAAAATGGGAAAAGGTAAACAGTGACGGGAAATATTATATTACCAATCTGAATCCCGGAAAATATCAACTTATCGTGAGGGTTTTAGCTTCCCCAACAGGAAAATATATTTACAGAACTCTTGATATTGACGTAAAATATCTGTTTTACCAAACCTTGTTTTTTAAATTTTTTATTATTTTACTCTTTTCAATTATTCTATTTACATTGATCAAACTGAGGATAAGAAGACAGGAACTGAAGAAAAAGGAACTGGAAGACATCATTGAAATAAGAACGCAGAAACTACTGAAAGCGGTAGCAAAACTTGAATATACCAAAGAACAATTACGTAAAGAAAGTGTTCAGCAAAAGAAATTACTGGAGACCATAAGCCACGATATTATCACTCCGGTAAAATACCTTTCCATTACCGCGAAAAAACTCTACGAAACAGATGAACATGATCATTATATACAGAAAAAACACTTTGAAAGCTTTTATAAATCTTCTATAGAGTTTTATAATTTCGTTAAAACCTTAAAAGAGTATGCAGAAATTTATAATATTTCTGAAAAGAAAGAAATGTATAACATTTACGAAGTAATTGAAACCAAAAAAACTCTTTTTGAAGCAGCTGCAAGGGAGCAAAACACACTCATTATTAACAATGTAAAAAATCCCACGTACACAAAAATCAATCAGAATGTATTGGCAGTTATTATTCATAATTTAATAGACAATGCCATAAAAAATACAACAAACGGAGTGATAGAGCTTTCTACGATTGAGGACGACAGCATCTTTTTTCTCGAAGTACGGGATACAGGAAAAGGCATGAGCCCGGAACAAATGAAGTATTATGAAAAGCTTCAGAATAACATTGAAAATGAAAAACTTGTATTGCAAAAATACAGTTTGGGATTACACCTTATTCTTCAGTTACTCATGATGATTAATGGTAAAATAGACTTTAAAAACAATACCCCTCATGGAACAATAGTATCGATTAAAATAAAAAAACAAAAATATGGATAGAAAAATTATTATTGCGGATGATCACTTTGTGGTCAGATTGGGAACCACACTGATTCTGGAGTCTCATTATAAAAATATACAGATTTCTTACGCAGAATCTTATACAAATCTTACAGATCAATTACATGCTGAGCAATTCGACTTAGTAATCCTGGATATCAACATGCCGGAAAGTAAATACCTGAGCATGATCAGTGAATTAAAAAAGATCCAGCCTGATCTTAAAATTTTAGTATTTTCAGTATATGACAATGATATTGCAATACAATACATCATTGAAGGTGCTGATGGGTACATAAATAAATTGTGTGATGAAAATAACATTCTGGAAGCCGTGGGAAGCATCTTTGAAACCGGCACTTATTATTCTCCGGATATTGTAAAAAAACTGGTTTCTTCAGCAAAGAAAGAAGCTCCTGCCAATCCTCTGGAATCTTTATCAGAAAGAGAAAAGGAAATATTTGATCTGCTGATACAAGGGTATGGTAATATTGAGATTTCTAATGAGCTCAATCTTCACCTGTCTACAGTAAGCACCTATAAAACCAGAATCTACAAAAAGCTGAACATCAAAAACACAGTAGATCTTGTACGGTTAGGAGACAGAAACCAGGCTCATAAATATAAGTAATCACCATCTTACCCAAGAGATTATAAGTATAAAGGTCGTAACAAAAATCCCCTTTATCAGATGGATAAAGGGGATTACTATTTTAAACAGCAGATACTGTTGAATCATTTTTTACGAATGGTTACTGAAGTAACTTTACCGCTTCTTCATTATTCTGCATCACAGCATGCTGAAGAGCAGTATTTCCGCGGTTGTCTTTTGCAGTCTTATCCGCTCCGTTCTCCAACAGTAATTGTATAACTTCCGTCTTTCCAAAAACGGCGGCATAAATAAGTGCCGTAGCGTCATTATAATTCTTTAAATTCACATCCGCCTTATGGGAAATAAGCAGCAATATCATTTCTTTATATCCTTTAAATGTAGCTCCCATAAGTGCCGTATTTCCACTTTGATCCTGCAGGTCAGGCTGTGCTCCGTTTTCCAGCAGCCACTTGGCAGCATTATACTGATTATGATACACTGCCAGAATTAAAGGAGTATAACCTTCCGGATTTCTGGAGTTAACATCCTTTTTAAATTTTGAAATGGCTTCCGTATCACCAGTTTTTGCATAAGCAAAAATGTCCTGTGCTTTGGCATTATTGACGGCAAAAAGCATAATAATAACGGTAATAAGGCTCTTCATTGCTGTTATTTTGAAGATAATAAAGATTCCAACTGCTGACGGTCCATCTTAACATGTTGAGCCAAACGTTTTCCGTATTCTGAGTCAGCCTGATAAAAGTAGGAAATCATTTTTGCCACCACTTTCTTATTGGTTACACTGTTCAGAGCATCCCCTAAATTTTTAATCAGCTGGTCCTGATCCTTTTTAGAAAAAGATCTGTACAGCTCTCCTGCCTGCTTAAAATTGTTTTCCTTATCAATTTTGCCCTGTACAGAAGTTGTGCCTGCAGGAAATACCGTCTGAGAATATTTGAATTTCTTATTATCAGTTACTTCCGGTTTTGCTGCTGAAGGCTGGTAGTTTACCTCACCGTTCTGAGTTCTCACAGACATATAACCGTTTTGATTGTAAGTCACAACATCATTTTTTGCAGCGTTAACAGGCAGTTGCTGAAAGTTTCCACCAATTCTGTGTCTTTGGGTATCGAAATAGGAGAACAGTCTTCCCTGCAGCAGTTTATCCTCAGAAGGTTCAATCCCCGGAACAAGGGTTCCCGGAGAAAAAGCAGCCTGTTCTACCTGCTGGAAATAATTGGTTGGATTCTGATTAAGAGTCATTGTTCCTGCTTTAACAGATTTTGCAATAGATTCAGGCCAGATTTTGGTCACATCAAGAGGGTTAAAATCAAGCTTCTCAAAGTCATCTTTTTTTAGCATCTGCACATACAGATCCCATTTTGGAAAGTTTTTATTCTGAATAGAATTATACAGATCCCTTGTAGCATGTTCTATTTGTGTAGACTGAATTTTATCGGCTTCTTCCTGAGTAAGATTTCTTTCTCCCTGTTTCGGAACCCATTTGTACTTTACGTAAGTTACTTCACCTTTTGCATTAACCCATTTAAAGGCATGCACTCCGTTTCCCTGCATTTCTCTGTAATTCGCAGGAATCCCATAATCAGAGAACAGCCATGTAAGCATATGCGTCGCTTCCGGAATATTGGCCATAAAATCAAATACCCTGTTATTATCCGAAGCATTATTGGTAACCGGAGAAGGTTTGAAAGCGTGTACCATATCAGGAAATTTGATTGCATCCCTGATGAAGAATACCGGTAAATTATTACCTACCAGATCATAATTTCCCTGATCTGTATAAAATTTAACGGCAAATCCTCTCGGATCCCTGAATGTCTCCGGAGATCCCTGCTGGTGCACTACTGTTGAAAATCTTACCAGCACAGGAGTTTTTTTACCTGCTTTGGATAAAAAGTCTGCCATGGTTACATCAGAAAAATCAGCATCAGCAACAAATTCACCAATAGCTCCGGCTCCTCTGGCATGCACTACCCTTTCAGGAATTCTTTCCCTGTCAAAAGCAGCTAACTTTTCAATTAGATGAATATCTTCCAATAAAACCGGTCCGTTATTTCCTGCTGTTTTAGAATTCTGGTTATCTCCTACAGGACTTCCCGTATTGGTTGTGAGCTGTTGAGAATAGAGTACGGAGGTAATAAGAATCCCCGCTAGAAAAACACTTTTTTTCATAATTTATTATTTATTGTGGGGCAAATATAGAAAGTTGGTACAGGAAGTTCGTCTTAATAAATTCGATTCAATTAATTCACACAATCTATCACAATTAACAAAACCAATAGACAAAGACTACTATTTTATTAAAAAATATACCTTCTCTAATAAATAAGACTAACTCATCCATGTCAATTAAAACCGCCTTTCTTGTAGTTTAATTTCTACAAGCAGAATAATTTGTTATATCGAAGATTTATTTAGTTTTACAAAAAAAAACAGATGATAAAAAGAATAATATTAATGATAATTATTCCTGCAGCATTTATTTTTCTTGGACTAAAGTTCGTCACAATAAGTAATGAGAATTACATCGCTCCTCATCCATCAAAATCTTCCGGAAAAATTGAAGACAGCCCTTTCCAAAAAGAATACCTGAATAAAGGCGGAATAATAATCGTAAATGTTTGGGCTACCTGGTGCGAACCTTGTGTTCAGGAAATGCCTGTATTCAAAAAACTGATAAAAGAGAACCCTGACAAAAAGTTTGTTTTTTTATCCATTGATGAAAATACCGAAAATTTAAAATCCTTTGTTGCTGAAAATAAAATAAACGATATTACCCTTCAGAATATAAAGTATATTGAAGCCATTAAAAACTTTCTGGGAGGAAATGGGGTATTGGGTTACAGCGCCATTCCGTTAACCTTTATTATAAAAGATGGAAAAGTTATTGATAAAAGTGTAGGCAGTATAGATTATACTGAACTTTCCAATAAATTAAAAGCACTCCAATAGCATAAAGCATTTTAATTTTAGCACGGATGAAAATGTAAATCATCCTCGTTATCAATTTCCAAAATTCACAAAATGCGGAATCTCCGTTGCAAAGCTGTTCAATGGTAACAGGTTATTACGGTTACTGTTAAAATCAAAAACAGAGTTATTATCAAATGGAACCCGTGGATAGTACATGAAAGAAATCTGAATCCTGTTGAACACCAGATACGGATTATTAATTAAAACACCGATTCCGATTTTTGCATTGGCTTTTGTTTTAAACAGCTTATCATCAGGCATTCCCAGCCAGCCCACCGCTGTTGTTAAATAAGGACTGAAATGAAAATTTTTCCAGGTTTTATTTATAAACAATTGGAGCTGATATCTTAAAACCAGTTTTTTAGTGCCAATGTAATCTGAATTGTAAACCGGAAATTCGTCCGGGGATGAAAGGTTTATTCTATCCTTATAAGAGTAATTATGCTGCGGATTTCCCAGTGCTAAAGTCGGAGAAAAAAAATGTCTTGCTTTGGCAAATTTCCAGTCCATAAGATTAGTAAAATACGTTCCGTCAAAGCGGAAAGACTCCCTGTTCTGGCTGTCTTCATTAAAGAATCTTCCAAACTGTGCTTTCACTGTGAAATATCCCAGATTCGTAAAACGGCCGTAAGATGCTGAAATTCCCACATATGGATTCACTTCTTTATTTCTTGATAAACCTCCTCCAATAATATTCACAGAGTTACCATAAGCAATATCCTCCGGCAAATCATACTGGAAAATATTCTTCTGAACAGAGAAGTTTCTCTGAATAAACCCGACAGACATCAGAAAACTGTTGTAGGAGCTGAAATATTTATACTGGTCTATTCCCGGGCTGTCTTTGTACTGATAATTCTGAAACCTTCCTATAATAGCAATATTACTGGATACTTTTTCACGCGGATCAGCCGAAACCGGAATCTGGTAACCTCCCCATAAATCCTGGCTGTATACTTTAATTTGAACCTCGGGAAATGTGTTAGCTGTATCTGTTGGAAGTAGAACTTTTCGCATAAAATATTCAAATGTAAAACCTCCCGCCCACTTCGTCAGAGGAGAGAAAAAGTCTCTTGTGAGGCTGAAATTAATTCTTTCATTTTTCGAAAAGTCCCGCTCTCCAAGAATCTGGGCATTGATATAGGTACCAAAAAGATTATGGGTAGTATAGCTTCCTAAGAGGTAGTTCTGCTTTTCTTTGGAATCGTTTCTGTAAAGGAAGTCAAGCGTATGTCCCAGTCCCAGCACATTCTCTTCCGTAACACCGAGGCCAATTTTACTTCCGGAATAACTGATTCTCGGCTTCAGGCTCCAGGAATCAAGTACCCTTACCACAACATCAATAGAATCTTTACTCGAAGTACTGTCAGAAACACTGATATTAACCCTGTTTATAAAAGGCATTGCTCTCAGCAAACGTTCAGATTCGTAGAGCTTTTGGGCATTGTACTCTTCTCCCTCTTCAAAAAGTAGAAAATTATTGACCGTTGATCTCCTTGTACTGGAATGAAGATGATCCTTTATCCAATCATACCATCTGCCCATTTCTTTACTGTCTTTGGAATTATATCCGAAAGGGTCGATGGTTTCTATCCTGATATTTCTGATGATTTTTTTGTCATAAGTCTTCTGCGAAAGCTTTTCAGTGTTGGATTTTACAGAAGTAGAATCCGGTTCTCTACGAAATATAAACCGGTGGATGAATTTGGTAACCTTTCTTTTGTCTGAAAATTTTTCTATTTTATAATAAAGTGAGTCTTTCTTCTCCTGTGCTTGTAAAAAGAAAAAACCACTTAAAAGGAAAATCAGAGTTACAGTCGTTCTAGCCATTAGTCATCAAAAATTCAATTCAGTTTGTAGTATCAATTTGCAAGCCAACAAAAGGCTTTAAGCGTAGAAAAAGCAAAAAAATTATCAGAAACAATAAAGCTGTCCGGCAATAAAATTTTCTTCTAGAGCTTAAAAAAGAAATAGACTACAGCCACCCATTCTTTTTTTATCCCACGGGCATACCCTATCGTACTTCGGCTTGCATTTTCAACTGTTCCATCATCTTTAATATATCCCAAAGTAGCACGGCTGCTGTTTTCTACGGTTCCATCTTCCCTCACATAACCAACTGTAGAACGGTTGCCGTTTTCAATAGTTCCATCATTTCTGATATATCCAATCGTTGAATGGCTGCTGTTTTCAATCGTTCCGTCATTTCTGATATAACCTGTGGTCGCATGACTGCTGTTTTCAATTGTCCCGTCACTTTTAATGTATCCGATGGTACTTCGGCTGGCAGATTCAATAGTCTGCCCTTTCGTAAAGACTATACTTGTTATAGTGATGATAAAAAATAGTATTTTTTTCATTTCTTTCATGTTTTATTTAAGATTTAAATCTAAGTTAAGATTCTTATTCTGAATTTTCTCTATAACATTAATAAATCAATAAGGATACTGAATATAATACTATACAATTTCAACAATCATTACCGAATATGATCACACTCATAATTATCTGGTCCTATTTATCTTATTTTTGAGTCTTGTTTATAATTACATCTTACTTGAAATCAGATAAGCTTCCTTTAGCAGGAAGCTTATTTTATTTTTTCTTTTGTTTCTGCATTTTCAATTTCAGAAGACAGACTCAGAAATATATTTACAGCTATAATCAAAAAACAGTGGTGAATCCGCTGAAAAATTTTACACGCATTATCAATTTAAAACTTAATTAAAAAAATTTAAGGATAAACGTTTAACCAAATTTAATCAATCTGACTGAATCAGTTAACAATTAGTTCATATTAAAAACAGTTGTAAATATATAACTAATTGATATACAAATAATTAAATCTATTTTAAAAAATTGCGCTAAATTACACTTTTTTCTGAAACCACCAAAAAAACCTAGCTATTGTTTTTTTACTATTTTCTGAAATATTTTTGTGCATTAAAAATTAAAATGAAAAGGTCTTCCATAAAAGATATAGCTAAGCTGGCAGGAGTTTCCGTAGCCACTGTATCGTATGTGCTCAACCGAAAGGAAGGACAGCGCATCAGCGAAGAGACCCGGAAAAAAATTTTTGAAATTGCTGAAACGATTAACTACACCCCGAATAAGATCGCAAAAAGCCTTAAAACCAACAAGACCAAGCTACTGGGGCTCATCGTTGCAGATATCTCCAACGATTTCTATTCCCACATGGCAAGGAATCTGGAAGATAAAGCTTTAAAGCTGGGATATACCCTGATCATCGGCAGTTCTGATGAAAATGCAGAAAAATTTGAAAAACTTACCCAACTATTTTCACAGCAGCAGGTAGACGGAATGATCGTTGCTCCTGTAGCAGGATCAGAAAAGACACTTGAAAACCTTATTCAGCTTAAATACCCTGTTGTAACGATTGACAGGTACCTTAAAGGTGTTTCTGTTCCGGGAATTACCATTGATAATCAGGAGATCGCAGAGCGCACAGCCAGCCTGCTTCTTAATAAGGATTTTGACAAAATGATCTATGTGGGCTATGACACTAAGCTCCCGCATCTGCTGGACCGACAGCAAGGTTTTGAAAAAGCGGTAAGTTCTTCCAGAAAAACAGCTGAAATACAATATCTCCTGGTAGGACTGGAAAATATTGCACAGGAAGTACATGTGAAGATTGAAAAAAGCCTGGGAAAAAAACCTGAAAATACAGCATTATATTTTTCCAGTAATAAACTTGCGGTAGCGGGGCTTTCCTACCTCGTTAAAAACAATATAAAAGTTCCGGAACAGGTCTCTGTAATCGCATTTGATGAAACCGATGCTTATGACCTCTTCCCTACAGAAATCACCTACATCCAGCAGCCGATTGAAGAAATGGCAGAAGAAGCAATTAAGCTTCTCGACGGGCAAATCAATGATTATACGGCAACCGGGAAAAGAATAACATTATCCGCAAGACTGGTTGCTAAAGCGTCTTTAAAATAAGCAATTTGACATAAAAACATTTTTTTTAAACAATAACTTAAACGTTTAACCTAATATGATAACAAATAAATTCAACGATGTCGTTTGCTTTGGAGAAGTTCTGTGGGACATCTTTCCTACAGTATCCAGAGCCGGCGGAGCACCATTCAACGTTGCCTACAATCTTTTCAAAATGGGAATCGATACCAAAATGCTTAGCCGTATAGGAAATGATGAATTGGGAGACCGTCTTCTTAATCAGATCCAGGATTGGGGAATAACAACAGACTTCATACAGGTAGATCAGGAAAAGGCCACAGGAACTGTCATTGCCGATTTTGATGAGCATGGAGAGGCTGCATATGACATTGTACAGGATGTTGCCTGGGATTATATTCAGCCACTGCCGGAGCATAAGGAACTGATACAAAATTCAGAAGCATTTGTTTTTGGAAGTCTGATCACAAGAAATGAAGCATCCCGGAATGCTCTGCTGGAACTTTTGGAATATTCAAATTTCAAAGTTTTTGATGTTAACTTCCGTCCTCCTTTTATTGATTTTGAATTCATCAAAAAGTTATTGCACAAGGCTGATCTTGTTAAAATGAATAAGGCAGAACTCAGAACCATTCTTGAATATCTCGGTGAAGAGTATATTGATGAAGATACAAGCATCAGACATCTCCAGACTTATTTTAATTTAAATGAAATTGTCCTTACCAAAGGAAGTAAAGGCGCCAGATACTTTGTGGGGAATATTGCGTATGATTTCCCGGCAGTTCATATTGAAATTGCAGACACAGTGGGTAGCGGAGACTCTTTTCTCGCTGGCTTCCTGTCTAAAAGAATTCAGGGAAGATCTCCGGAAGAGATCATGAAACAGGCCACATCACTGGGTGCTTTTATCACTTCGAAATCGGGGGCATGCCCTGATTATACTTATGAAGAATTCAAGGCATTCAGAGAAAAAAACAGCTGTAAAACCTCTTAAAACTTACGATATGAATACTCCAAAATTTACAGATAAGAAATACTATATCATCCTTTCTTTTGTTACCTCTCTCTTCTTTTTCTGGGCCATTGCGCTTACCATGGGGGATGTATTGAATAAACATTTTCAGAATGTTCTTCATATTTCGAAGTCCAAATCAGGGCTGGTGCAGCTTTCCATTTTTGGAGCTTATGCGCTTATGGGTATTCCGGCAGGATTATTTATGAAAAAGTTCGGGTATAAGTTGGGTGTTATTTTAGGGTTGTCACTTTTCGCATTGGGATCTTTTTTGTTTATCCCTGCAGCAGACACCTCATCATTTAATTTTTTCAGACTGGCTCTTTTTGTTCTGGCAATGGGAATGGCAACCCTTGAAACGGTAGCCCATCCTTTTGTAGCAGCTCTTGGTGATGAAAGAACAAGTGATCAGAGAGTTAATTTTGCACAGTCTTTTAATGGTCTGGGAGCCATTATCGGCCCTTTGCTGGGAGGATATTTCATTTTCGGAACGCCTGATTCCGGATCTGGATCACTGGATTCCGTAAAAAATCTTTATACCTGGATTGGGATTGTCATTCTCGTGATTACCATAATTTTCAGCTTTATCAGAGTGCCGGACCTTAAAGATCCTCATGCGGAAGATATCATCATTTCAGAAAATGAAAAAGGAGAAGACGTTTCTGTATCAGACCCACACGCACCGCTCTATAAGCAGAGACATTTTATATTTGCCGTCATTGCCCAGTTTTTTAATATTGCCGCACAGGGTGGAACATGGGCTTATTTTATCAATTACGGTGTAGAGAAAATGCACCTTCCGGAGATACAGACTTCTTATTATTTTTCTTTAAGTATGGCGATGATGATGATCGGAAGATTTATCGGAACCTTCCTGATGAGATTTATTGCTCCCAACAAACTGCTGGCTATCTTTACAGCCTGTAATATCGTTCTGTGCCTGATTATTTCCCAAAGTTTCGGATGGGTATCATTTATAAGCCTTATTTTGCTCAACCTGTTTCTTAGTGTAATGTATCCTACTATTTTCAGTCTTGGACTTAAAAGATTAGGGTCAAAAGTTCAGCAGGCTTCTTCATTCCTGGTTATGGCCATGTTTGGAGGTGCTGTTTTCCCTCCGATCATGGGTAGAATTGCAGAAAAAGATATTGCCCATGCTTATCTCCTTCCTATTCTCTGCTATGTCGTCATTTTATTATTTGCATTAAAGTTCTACAAGCCCAAAACACTTAAATAATCCCTATGAAAACAAAGCTTTTATTAGCCTGGTGTATTTTACTTATATGCGCCGGAAGGGGAATTAATGCCCAGATCACAATAACCAACAAAAAATTTTCCTTTGGGACAACAGGAAGAATCGGAGCTGGTTATTCTCCGAATGCCGATGGAAAAACAGGAAGACAGCTGAATCTGAACAACCAGGGATCTTTAGGAGGCAGAATGGATCAGGGAGATTATGTTGATTTCCTGCCGGCCTTTCATTTTACCCCTGTGGTAAACGGTGACAGTGCAAAAAGTACAAAGATCGATATGCAGGCAAGACTGAGCTTTTATTCAGGAGGAACTTTTCTGGGAAATGTGGATTCAAAATCCAATCAGGGGATGATTATTGCCTTGCCGGAAGCCTTTGTGGAAGCAAGGAATATTATGGGAAGTGACTGGGATGTCTGGGCAGGATCAAGATGGCTGAGATATGATGACATTCACATTGCCGATTATTTTTATTTTGATGACCATTCGGCAACCGGTTGGGGTGTAAGGCATAAAAACACCAGGTTTTCAATGTTCTTTCCGGCAGCTATTGATACTGCGGCCAGCAACTCCACTCCCTACTCTTACACCAATGTGATCAGCGGTTCAAAAAACCTCATCTACAGGCAAAGGGAAGTTTTTGTCCTGGAGCAGACGCTGCCATTTAAAAATACAAAACACAAGCTGAAACTGATGGCGGAATTTCATCATGTAGAAAAATCAGGGGAAAATTCTGTAGAGCAATATCCATCGGATAAGGGCTGGGTTTTTGGAGCTAAATTAAATACAGATATTGCAACGACAATTCCGGGTTCATTCAATCAGCTTTCTGTACGATACGGGACCGGAATCGCCAATGGAGGTGATAATGGAAATACCCAGACCTGGCGCACCTACGGAGCTCCTGATGAAATCACAAAAACATACAAAGGAGCTTACTCTCTTACGGTTGTTGAACATTTCCTCTGGAATATCTCAAACCGGTGGTCACTTAATCCCTATGCGGTTTTCACCAAAAGCAAAGGAGGATCAGCCAATACTGATAAAGCGCTGGATTATTATAACCGAGAGATTTTCAACAGGAAAACAGAATTTAATACGGGGATCAGAGCCACTTGCTATTTTAACAACTGGTTCCATATTCTCTCCGAGTTTCACTATGCAACCCGTAAAAACGGAACGCAGGATGCAGCATCGATGATGAAACTTGTTCT belongs to Chryseobacterium gleum and includes:
- a CDS encoding carbohydrate kinase family protein, producing the protein MITNKFNDVVCFGEVLWDIFPTVSRAGGAPFNVAYNLFKMGIDTKMLSRIGNDELGDRLLNQIQDWGITTDFIQVDQEKATGTVIADFDEHGEAAYDIVQDVAWDYIQPLPEHKELIQNSEAFVFGSLITRNEASRNALLELLEYSNFKVFDVNFRPPFIDFEFIKKLLHKADLVKMNKAELRTILEYLGEEYIDEDTSIRHLQTYFNLNEIVLTKGSKGARYFVGNIAYDFPAVHIEIADTVGSGDSFLAGFLSKRIQGRSPEEIMKQATSLGAFITSKSGACPDYTYEEFKAFREKNSCKTS
- a CDS encoding carbohydrate porin, producing the protein MKTKLLLAWCILLICAGRGINAQITITNKKFSFGTTGRIGAGYSPNADGKTGRQLNLNNQGSLGGRMDQGDYVDFLPAFHFTPVVNGDSAKSTKIDMQARLSFYSGGTFLGNVDSKSNQGMIIALPEAFVEARNIMGSDWDVWAGSRWLRYDDIHIADYFYFDDHSATGWGVRHKNTRFSMFFPAAIDTAASNSTPYSYTNVISGSKNLIYRQREVFVLEQTLPFKNTKHKLKLMAEFHHVEKSGENSVEQYPSDKGWVFGAKLNTDIATTIPGSFNQLSVRYGTGIANGGDNGNTQTWRTYGAPDEITKTYKGAYSLTVVEHFLWNISNRWSLNPYAVFTKSKGGSANTDKALDYYNREIFNRKTEFNTGIRATCYFNNWFHILSEFHYATRKNGTQDAASMMKLVLAPTIVPTAERSVWARPHIRFIAEVSRYNDEAMNSLYSPFLQQSGAKRFGTYFGVRTEWWIF
- a CDS encoding sugar MFS transporter produces the protein MNTPKFTDKKYYIILSFVTSLFFFWAIALTMGDVLNKHFQNVLHISKSKSGLVQLSIFGAYALMGIPAGLFMKKFGYKLGVILGLSLFALGSFLFIPAADTSSFNFFRLALFVLAMGMATLETVAHPFVAALGDERTSDQRVNFAQSFNGLGAIIGPLLGGYFIFGTPDSGSGSLDSVKNLYTWIGIVILVITIIFSFIRVPDLKDPHAEDIIISENEKGEDVSVSDPHAPLYKQRHFIFAVIAQFFNIAAQGGTWAYFINYGVEKMHLPEIQTSYYFSLSMAMMMIGRFIGTFLMRFIAPNKLLAIFTACNIVLCLIISQSFGWVSFISLILLNLFLSVMYPTIFSLGLKRLGSKVQQASSFLVMAMFGGAVFPPIMGRIAEKDIAHAYLLPILCYVVILLFALKFYKPKTLK